One segment of Planctomycetota bacterium DNA contains the following:
- a CDS encoding CARDB domain-containing protein — protein ALLARARNPHREVVAIGDFQRVSWSEAGTAARLRLSDELRQGPVRPDIVLFPVGRPVTDNVAVERLRPSREILGVGQKLGLRAHLRNYGEASYPDLRVVFKVDGRERDVARASLGPGEEVQVLFTHTFDAAGSHVVEVETAADPLAADNRRLLSVPVWDRLPVLLVSGDPNPEPLRGETDFLEIALRPYAAARAELADLVVPQVVEARDLDARRLSEARAVVLANVPQLSEPQLRALEDFVRAGGGLLVFPGNRINSAWYNAAFVAGGRGLLPLPVASLAGSLSPSGSRASIVSQHYAHPALELFNDPRNGSLSDAQIWLWYRMRPDAASREGEAAPAVVATLDTGDPFLVEKKFGEGRVLQCAVPCDADWSNLPLRPTYLPLVQQLVAYLASRAEPPRNVEVGRPLVAFLPASAAGRKAALVDPEGKSFEVPVADRGGRAVAEFGPALRPGLYVLEVPGGGPIHFVAHTDPKESDLRRLSPAEIEAEARRLGATVVDSGAAYRRLDQRRRYGREIWPALLAAVVGLLFLEVVLEQAFARRGAVP, from the coding sequence GCGCTGCTGGCCCGCGCCCGCAACCCGCACCGCGAGGTCGTCGCGATCGGCGACTTCCAGAGGGTGAGCTGGTCCGAGGCCGGAACCGCCGCCCGCCTGCGCCTCTCCGACGAGCTGCGCCAGGGACCCGTGCGGCCCGACATCGTGCTTTTCCCCGTCGGCCGCCCCGTGACCGACAACGTGGCGGTCGAACGCCTGCGGCCTTCCCGCGAGATCCTCGGCGTGGGCCAGAAGCTCGGCCTGCGCGCCCACCTGCGCAACTACGGCGAGGCCTCCTATCCGGACCTGCGCGTCGTCTTCAAGGTGGACGGCCGCGAGCGCGACGTGGCGCGCGCCTCGCTCGGCCCCGGCGAGGAGGTCCAGGTGCTTTTCACCCACACCTTCGACGCGGCCGGATCGCACGTCGTCGAGGTCGAAACCGCCGCCGATCCGCTGGCGGCGGACAACCGCCGGCTTCTGAGCGTCCCGGTGTGGGACCGCCTGCCCGTTCTTCTCGTCAGCGGCGACCCCAACCCCGAGCCCCTCCGCGGGGAGACCGACTTCCTCGAGATCGCGCTCCGGCCGTACGCGGCGGCCCGCGCGGAGCTCGCCGATCTCGTCGTCCCCCAGGTGGTCGAGGCGCGCGACCTCGACGCGCGCCGCCTCTCCGAGGCCCGCGCCGTGGTCCTGGCCAACGTGCCGCAGCTTTCCGAGCCGCAGCTCCGGGCGCTCGAGGACTTCGTGCGCGCCGGCGGCGGCCTTCTCGTCTTCCCGGGCAACCGCATCAACAGCGCCTGGTACAACGCCGCGTTCGTGGCCGGCGGCCGCGGCCTTCTGCCGCTTCCCGTGGCCTCGCTCGCCGGCAGCCTGAGCCCGTCCGGCTCCCGCGCCTCGATCGTGTCCCAGCACTACGCCCACCCGGCCCTGGAGCTTTTCAACGACCCGCGCAACGGGTCGCTTTCGGACGCCCAGATCTGGCTGTGGTACCGCATGCGGCCGGACGCGGCGTCCCGCGAGGGCGAGGCGGCCCCCGCCGTCGTGGCCACGCTCGACACGGGCGATCCCTTCCTGGTGGAAAAGAAGTTCGGCGAGGGACGCGTGCTTCAGTGCGCCGTGCCGTGCGACGCGGACTGGTCGAACCTGCCGCTGCGGCCGACGTACCTTCCCCTGGTGCAGCAGCTCGTGGCGTATCTGGCTTCCCGGGCCGAGCCGCCGCGCAATGTGGAGGTCGGCCGGCCGCTCGTGGCGTTCCTCCCGGCGTCCGCGGCCGGCCGGAAGGCCGCGCTCGTCGATCCCGAGGGGAAATCCTTCGAGGTGCCCGTGGCCGACCGCGGCGGCCGCGCGGTGGCGGAATTCGGACCCGCTCTGCGCCCCGGACTTTACGTCCTCGAGGTCCCGGGCGGGGGGCCCATCCACTTCGTTGCCCATACGGATCCGAAGGAGTCGGATCTGCGCCGCCTGTCCCCGGCGGAGATCGAGGCCGAAGCGCGGCGCCTGGGCGCGACCGTGGTGGATTCGGGGGCGGCCTACCGGCGCCTCGATCAGCGGCGCCGCTACGGCCGGGAGATCTGGCCGGCGCTCTTGGCGGCCGTGGTGGGCCTCCTCTTCCTCGAAGTCGTCCTCGAGCAGGCGTTCGCGCGCCGGGGGGCGGTCCCATGA